Proteins from a genomic interval of Alteromonas macleodii ATCC 27126:
- a CDS encoding TonB-dependent receptor — translation MKHTSTFKPALIAISITAALNSGSVVAQDTPDDEQVEIIQVSGIRGSLMRAQAVKMDNDSIVEAISAEDIGKLPDSSIAESLARLPGLSGERVGGRTSGISVRGFKEDFTGTSLNGRELIGIGDNRGVEYDLYPAEIMTGATIYKTSDASLIVQGIGGTVDLQTVRPLAAQETLTVTGVYELGGNDSDNPEFDNSGNRFALSFVEKFADDTVGLALAIASTESPRNERKYGVWGYGENDDGQVLPFGLDTQAISRVLERDTISAILQWRPTDRLDIVFDALDIDYSDSGVIRGFIEPFAAANVSGTGINNSGTQVNANPVLRTDPAQKDGELQTFGLNIKYDITDEWSLTLDVADSESNKRDLRGESYAGLARSGALGEGQLGSRQFEMSTDGIYFTGSSGLDAFSDPTMLQLAGPQVWGGGMANIADQFTTDVLQANGQPYSYFNAQDGFLNFADFEEELTTIRFEAVGYVDWGIFNTFTAGVNYSDRYKAKDNKGFFATASSYPFSEAIPEQYLYNGLADLTWAGMGYVVAYDGFAPYNDGEYTLNDAGLLEPDRLGDTYTIDEEVTTLYAQLDFETEVQGFNVKGNVGAQYVQTDQSSTGFIGIVGPNFAVCDDDGNQVVDADCIITDGDDYSHFLPSLNVSVELNENRYLRLAASKTISRARIDQMKASGFVKFDQNIELIATENSEAAVREFGSPWSKFTGNPTLRPLEANNFDISFENYFEEEGYVSIALFYKDLVNWTRDGNQLIDFTNDVTNDGANYFIPGFHDRIVDVAGNYGPQDTPYEVGDLVTPPDQGFYSFFEDGLKGEMKGVELTANVPLRMLTDSLDGFGIAASATILDAELEDGTAIPGQSDNTYSITAYYEMNGFEIRVAATDRSEFLTYQRGGSNKIEPATRNAVTQVDAQISYDFADSGIEYLEGLRVSLQGVNLTDEKEETIDDAGIVTLRREFGPSYMLNLNYSFY, via the coding sequence ATGAAGCACACCAGTACGTTTAAACCTGCGTTAATCGCTATTTCAATTACCGCCGCCCTTAACAGCGGTTCAGTAGTAGCACAAGACACACCAGACGACGAACAAGTAGAAATTATTCAAGTTTCGGGTATTCGAGGCTCTTTGATGCGCGCCCAAGCGGTGAAAATGGACAACGATTCCATTGTTGAGGCCATTTCCGCAGAAGACATCGGTAAGCTTCCAGACTCTTCAATCGCAGAATCACTTGCCCGCTTGCCAGGCCTATCAGGTGAGCGCGTAGGCGGACGAACGTCGGGTATTTCGGTACGTGGCTTCAAAGAAGACTTTACCGGCACCTCACTGAACGGACGAGAACTTATTGGTATTGGCGACAACCGTGGCGTAGAGTACGACTTATACCCTGCTGAAATCATGACAGGCGCCACTATTTACAAAACCTCTGACGCGTCGCTTATTGTCCAAGGTATTGGCGGTACAGTAGACTTGCAAACAGTACGCCCTCTAGCAGCCCAGGAAACCCTTACCGTCACTGGGGTCTACGAACTTGGTGGCAACGATTCAGATAATCCAGAATTCGACAATAGCGGCAACCGTTTTGCCCTTTCCTTTGTAGAAAAGTTTGCCGATGACACGGTAGGTCTCGCACTTGCCATTGCATCAACGGAGTCCCCCAGAAACGAGAGAAAATACGGTGTTTGGGGTTATGGTGAGAATGACGATGGCCAAGTGCTTCCGTTTGGTTTAGACACTCAGGCTATTAGCCGCGTGCTAGAACGCGACACGATTTCAGCCATTCTTCAATGGCGTCCCACCGATAGACTAGACATTGTTTTTGATGCGCTAGATATTGATTATTCCGACTCAGGTGTTATTCGCGGTTTCATCGAACCCTTCGCTGCGGCAAATGTAAGTGGTACAGGCATTAACAACTCGGGCACGCAAGTTAACGCGAATCCAGTACTGCGTACAGATCCCGCGCAAAAAGATGGCGAGCTTCAAACCTTCGGTTTAAATATCAAATACGACATAACCGATGAGTGGTCTCTTACTTTAGACGTGGCGGACAGTGAGTCGAACAAACGTGACTTGCGTGGTGAATCATACGCTGGTTTAGCGCGTTCTGGTGCGCTCGGCGAAGGGCAATTAGGTTCACGTCAATTCGAAATGAGCACTGATGGTATTTACTTTACCGGCAGTAGCGGCCTTGATGCATTCTCTGATCCCACCATGTTACAGCTTGCGGGTCCTCAAGTTTGGGGGGGCGGTATGGCTAACATTGCCGATCAGTTTACCACCGATGTTCTACAGGCAAATGGTCAACCTTACAGCTATTTCAACGCCCAAGATGGCTTCCTGAACTTTGCTGATTTTGAAGAAGAGCTGACCACAATACGTTTTGAGGCAGTTGGTTATGTAGATTGGGGAATCTTCAACACTTTTACGGCCGGCGTAAACTATAGCGACCGATACAAAGCAAAAGATAACAAAGGTTTCTTCGCAACCGCATCATCTTATCCATTTTCTGAAGCGATCCCTGAGCAGTATCTGTACAACGGCTTAGCTGACTTAACCTGGGCTGGCATGGGTTACGTTGTAGCCTACGACGGCTTTGCCCCTTACAACGATGGTGAATATACGCTTAATGATGCAGGGCTTCTAGAGCCTGATCGTTTAGGTGATACCTACACCATTGATGAAGAAGTAACTACATTGTACGCCCAGCTAGACTTTGAGACTGAAGTTCAAGGTTTCAATGTAAAAGGTAACGTGGGTGCACAATATGTACAAACGGACCAAAGCTCAACGGGTTTCATTGGTATTGTAGGCCCGAACTTTGCCGTGTGTGACGACGATGGCAACCAAGTGGTCGATGCGGACTGTATTATTACCGATGGCGACGATTACTCTCACTTCCTGCCTAGCCTGAACGTAAGTGTCGAACTTAATGAGAATCGCTACCTGCGCTTGGCGGCATCGAAAACCATTAGTCGAGCGCGTATCGACCAAATGAAAGCATCGGGCTTTGTTAAGTTTGATCAAAATATTGAGCTGATTGCCACAGAGAATTCTGAGGCGGCGGTGAGAGAGTTCGGGTCACCTTGGTCTAAATTTACAGGTAACCCAACCCTTCGTCCGTTAGAAGCCAACAACTTTGACATTTCATTTGAAAACTACTTCGAGGAAGAAGGTTATGTCTCGATTGCGCTTTTCTATAAAGATTTGGTCAATTGGACCCGCGACGGTAACCAGCTTATTGATTTCACGAATGACGTGACCAATGACGGTGCTAACTACTTCATCCCTGGATTCCATGACAGGATCGTGGATGTTGCTGGTAACTACGGCCCGCAAGACACGCCTTACGAAGTGGGCGATTTAGTAACTCCGCCAGACCAAGGCTTCTATTCATTCTTCGAAGATGGCCTAAAAGGTGAAATGAAAGGGGTTGAGCTAACGGCCAATGTTCCTTTGAGAATGCTCACTGACTCTCTGGATGGATTTGGTATTGCCGCTTCTGCAACAATCCTAGATGCGGAGCTTGAAGATGGAACAGCCATTCCAGGCCAATCAGACAATACGTACAGCATTACAGCGTACTATGAGATGAACGGCTTTGAGATTAGGGTTGCGGCAACCGATCGTTCTGAGTTCCTCACATATCAGCGTGGAGGTTCAAACAAAATTGAGCCAGCAACTCGTAACGCCGTTACCCAAGTCGATGCTCAAATTAGCTACGATTTTGCAGATAGCGGAATTGAGTACTTGGAAGGGCTAAGAGTATCGTTACAAGGCGTCAACCTGACTGATGAGAAAGAAGAAACCATTGATGATGCGGGCATTGTTACGCTCCGCCGCGAGTTTGGTCCTTCTTATATGCTAAACCTCAACTATTCGTTCTATTAA
- a CDS encoding tryptophan halogenase family protein, whose translation MTTPHRIVIAGGGTAGWMAANLLAHRWANQAVTITLIESEDIGTIGVGEGSTPTLKRFFQTLDIPEYDWMEECQATYKVNIKFTGWNGNNSHSYSHPFISQLDVFSERAFHVNALTRRLGLDVETRPDKFLMAGYLAKKNLAPLPSHNFPFDIEYGYHFDSLKLGRFLRELAKSKGVYHVVGNIESVHTSPSGDISHLVCQDGQKLDGDLFIDCTGFSGLLLQKTLGVPFRDFSDNLFNDSAVVLPTPACANLPVETESVAMSNGWRWQIPLRNRTGNGYVYSQQYQEKDAAECELRRALGMENTDVEAKHLSMRVGQCERHWEKNCLALGLSQGFIEPLEATALHLVQTSIELFADNYSFNETSAQQRQAFNREVSERFERVRDYIVCHYKLNGRNDSDYWRDNRANMKLSESLLSLLDVWYRKGDIVEEIKRQGIGRHFSTTSWHCLLSGYGVYPPPALNQPASLKESGDLFEEKKLAAFFNRCSLNFDKQSALFNAG comes from the coding sequence ATGACAACACCACACCGAATTGTTATTGCTGGAGGCGGCACAGCAGGTTGGATGGCTGCCAACCTTTTAGCTCACCGCTGGGCTAATCAAGCTGTGACCATCACACTCATAGAATCAGAAGACATTGGCACAATAGGCGTAGGCGAAGGCTCGACACCTACTCTCAAGCGTTTCTTCCAAACTCTTGATATTCCCGAGTATGATTGGATGGAAGAGTGCCAAGCAACGTATAAAGTTAATATCAAGTTCACGGGCTGGAATGGCAATAATTCACACAGCTACTCTCATCCCTTTATTAGCCAGCTAGATGTTTTTAGTGAACGGGCATTTCACGTTAATGCCTTAACCAGAAGGCTGGGTCTCGATGTTGAAACTCGACCTGATAAGTTTCTTATGGCGGGGTATTTGGCAAAGAAAAACCTTGCCCCTCTTCCCTCACATAATTTTCCATTCGATATAGAATACGGCTACCACTTTGACTCTCTAAAACTTGGACGATTCTTACGCGAGCTCGCTAAATCAAAAGGCGTATATCACGTTGTTGGTAATATTGAATCGGTGCATACCTCACCATCTGGCGACATTTCACATCTCGTTTGTCAAGACGGACAAAAACTTGATGGAGATCTGTTCATAGATTGCACGGGTTTTTCAGGACTCCTTTTACAAAAGACGCTAGGCGTACCGTTTAGGGACTTTAGTGACAACCTATTCAATGACTCGGCCGTTGTGTTGCCTACACCAGCATGCGCTAATTTACCGGTTGAAACCGAGTCGGTTGCCATGTCGAACGGTTGGCGTTGGCAGATACCGCTTCGCAACCGCACGGGAAACGGATATGTGTATAGTCAGCAGTACCAAGAGAAAGACGCTGCAGAATGTGAATTGCGACGCGCATTGGGGATGGAAAATACCGACGTTGAAGCAAAGCATTTATCTATGCGTGTAGGTCAATGTGAAAGACACTGGGAGAAGAATTGTCTTGCACTAGGCTTATCGCAAGGGTTTATTGAGCCTTTAGAAGCAACGGCACTACACCTAGTTCAAACGAGCATCGAGCTTTTCGCGGACAACTATTCTTTCAACGAAACAAGTGCTCAACAGAGACAGGCGTTTAATCGGGAAGTTTCAGAGCGCTTTGAACGCGTCCGAGATTATATCGTGTGTCATTACAAGCTAAACGGGCGCAACGACAGTGACTATTGGAGAGACAACAGAGCTAACATGAAGCTGTCCGAATCACTGCTTAGTTTACTTGATGTGTGGTACAGAAAAGGGGATATTGTTGAGGAAATAAAGCGGCAAGGTATTGGTCGACATTTCAGCACTACGTCATGGCACTGTTTGTTGTCTGGCTATGGTGTATACCCGCCACCGGCACTCAATCAGCCCGCTTCTTTGAAGGAAAGCGGCGATCTTTTTGAAGAAAAGAAACTTGCCGCATTTTTTAATCGCTGCTCGTTAAACTTTGATAAGCAATCTGCCTTATTTAACGCGGGCTGA
- a CDS encoding LacI family DNA-binding transcriptional regulator, with product MNKTKLTLKDVAEQLGVSTATISNAFNRPDQLSKAKREEILAQCKKIGYSGPNKAAQILRKGTSNIVALVLADSISYMVSDPVASTFIKGVSSALQENGKHLLLYAGDSDSILDVVDFVDGFICYGQPRNSNLVAELAVSPKPVVTVDFDIEDKPSINIDNEEAAYRVASHALNEGDNVAIFGLRLIDSPSTCRIYDSPLIDVDSSIAHRRLDGYLRAAEEKNITVSNERIWHLPESDRHFARQAAKEVLTSSPRPNVVLCMSDIIALELLHLALDMNIKVPEELKITGFDGIGEAERARPRLTTVCQSSSGKGVEATKALLNQVTAKSTLPFELQVGETV from the coding sequence ATGAATAAAACAAAACTTACCCTAAAAGATGTTGCTGAACAGTTGGGCGTTTCAACGGCAACCATTTCAAATGCATTTAACCGCCCGGACCAATTATCAAAAGCGAAGCGCGAAGAGATTTTAGCGCAGTGCAAAAAGATTGGTTACAGCGGCCCCAATAAAGCAGCACAGATCCTCAGAAAGGGCACATCAAATATTGTGGCTTTAGTATTAGCCGACAGCATTTCATATATGGTGAGTGACCCCGTCGCGAGTACTTTTATTAAAGGTGTTTCTTCTGCGCTTCAAGAAAATGGCAAGCATTTGTTACTGTACGCGGGCGACTCTGACAGCATTCTTGATGTTGTAGATTTTGTTGATGGTTTTATCTGTTACGGACAACCGCGCAACAGCAACTTGGTAGCGGAGTTGGCAGTGTCGCCAAAACCTGTGGTCACCGTTGACTTTGATATCGAAGACAAGCCATCTATTAATATTGATAACGAAGAGGCGGCCTATCGCGTTGCGTCTCATGCGTTAAATGAAGGTGACAATGTGGCAATCTTTGGGCTTCGCCTGATTGACTCGCCTTCTACATGTCGTATTTACGATAGTCCGTTGATTGACGTAGACAGCTCAATTGCTCACCGTCGACTTGATGGTTATTTAAGGGCCGCTGAAGAAAAGAACATCACGGTAAGCAATGAGCGTATTTGGCACCTTCCAGAAAGTGACAGACACTTTGCAAGACAGGCAGCCAAAGAAGTACTGACCAGCTCTCCAAGACCTAATGTGGTTTTGTGTATGAGTGACATTATAGCACTTGAGCTACTTCACTTAGCCTTGGATATGAATATTAAGGTACCGGAAGAGCTGAAAATTACAGGGTTTGATGGTATTGGGGAAGCCGAGCGTGCGCGCCCGCGTCTTACTACAGTTTGCCAATCCAGCAGTGGCAAAGGCGTAGAAGCAACAAAAGCATTGCTTAATCAAGTAACAGCAAAGAGTACGCTGCCTTTTGAATTGCAAGTCGGCGAGACGGTATAG
- the upp gene encoding uracil phosphoribosyltransferase yields MAVHEITHPLIAHKLGLMRYAKISSKDFRELASEVGNLLTYEATRTLPTERATIKSWSGDEVEVRQIKGKKITVVPILRAGLGMLEGVLELIPNAKISVVGLYRDEDTLQPVAYFDKVVKNIDERTALIVDPMLATGGTLIATIDLLKKKGCRRIMGLFLVAAPEGIKAVVEAHPDVDIFTAAIDDRLNEKGYILPGLGDAGDKIFGTR; encoded by the coding sequence ATGGCCGTTCACGAAATTACCCACCCGCTTATTGCGCACAAACTAGGGCTTATGCGATACGCTAAAATTAGCAGCAAAGATTTTCGCGAGCTTGCCTCTGAAGTAGGGAACCTTCTGACTTATGAAGCAACGCGAACACTGCCTACTGAAAGAGCGACGATTAAAAGCTGGTCGGGGGATGAGGTAGAAGTAAGACAAATTAAAGGTAAGAAAATTACTGTTGTCCCTATTCTTCGTGCTGGCTTAGGTATGCTTGAAGGCGTACTGGAACTTATTCCAAATGCGAAGATTAGTGTAGTCGGTCTGTACCGTGATGAAGATACACTGCAGCCAGTTGCCTATTTTGACAAGGTAGTAAAAAACATTGATGAACGTACCGCACTGATTGTTGACCCCATGCTGGCAACAGGCGGTACGTTGATTGCAACAATCGACCTTCTGAAAAAGAAAGGGTGTCGAAGAATAATGGGACTATTCCTTGTTGCTGCGCCTGAAGGCATTAAAGCCGTTGTTGAAGCACACCCTGATGTTGATATCTTTACCGCCGCAATCGATGATAGATTGAATGAGAAAGGCTATATCCTACCGGGATTAGGAGATGCTGGAGACAAAATCTTTGGCACGCGCTAA
- a CDS encoding pectin acetylesterase-family hydrolase translates to MHSYAKRFRYFAVMALSFCAHNAFAQWEQITPENEVVVSVPGGGEKTVYPSCSLPALPGPEGLAPNPFSFYFEKGESDNLLIYFNGGGACWDSATCLASMQLEFDDNPMSRAAYNPSAVIENTPFISGGIFEDTQENPFQTWSKVFIPYCTGDLHLGSKDTQYVDELGIVTGLPGAEVTLKHRGHDNALVVMQWIKEKLNNDDLSPNKVLLSGSSAGGYGATFNFPYFQSLFGRTKVALFADASLGVISRGFTQTVLNYQGPWGIEDTLPRNFQSLIGNFNHLMLNKQVMLRLAYQYPWNRFAQYSTGTDIVQIQFSKISDQVSRGNLDPTTWGVTESDLGYILGWQLQANASLHALSAFTWNYQFYLGEGTCHMVLNDFCEDNAFPVSSPSPFYNEQSARGISFNEWLHTFATSRRFRENSAAYYH, encoded by the coding sequence ATGCATTCTTACGCTAAACGTTTTCGCTATTTTGCTGTAATGGCACTGAGTTTCTGTGCCCATAATGCCTTTGCACAATGGGAGCAAATCACTCCTGAAAATGAGGTGGTGGTATCAGTACCTGGCGGCGGTGAAAAAACCGTTTACCCATCATGTTCTCTTCCTGCTTTACCGGGACCAGAGGGGTTAGCACCCAACCCATTCTCGTTTTATTTCGAAAAAGGAGAAAGTGATAACCTACTTATCTATTTTAATGGTGGTGGCGCCTGCTGGGACAGTGCCACTTGCTTAGCGTCAATGCAGCTTGAGTTTGACGACAACCCGATGTCGCGAGCCGCTTATAACCCATCAGCCGTAATCGAAAATACGCCATTTATTTCAGGCGGAATATTTGAAGATACACAAGAGAACCCTTTTCAAACTTGGTCAAAAGTTTTCATTCCCTACTGTACTGGCGACCTACACTTAGGCTCAAAAGACACGCAGTACGTTGACGAGCTTGGTATCGTTACAGGTCTACCTGGTGCCGAAGTTACTTTAAAGCACCGTGGTCACGACAACGCGCTAGTTGTTATGCAGTGGATTAAAGAAAAACTGAACAACGATGATTTATCACCCAACAAAGTGCTACTCAGTGGAAGCAGTGCGGGCGGTTATGGTGCAACGTTCAACTTCCCCTACTTTCAATCGCTGTTTGGTCGCACAAAGGTTGCCCTCTTCGCTGATGCGTCGCTTGGTGTTATATCCCGAGGCTTTACGCAAACAGTACTAAACTATCAAGGGCCATGGGGGATAGAAGATACACTACCACGTAATTTCCAATCACTGATTGGCAATTTTAACCATCTAATGCTCAATAAGCAGGTGATGCTGCGATTAGCTTATCAGTACCCTTGGAACCGTTTTGCGCAATATTCAACAGGAACCGACATTGTTCAAATTCAGTTTTCTAAAATCTCTGATCAGGTCTCTAGAGGTAATTTAGACCCAACGACATGGGGTGTAACAGAATCTGATTTAGGCTACATACTTGGCTGGCAGCTTCAGGCTAATGCGTCACTTCATGCGCTGTCAGCTTTCACATGGAATTATCAATTTTACCTTGGTGAAGGCACCTGCCACATGGTGCTAAACGATTTTTGTGAAGATAATGCCTTCCCAGTATCCTCACCTAGCCCATTTTATAATGAGCAGAGTGCGCGGGGTATTTCCTTTAACGAATGGCTACACACGTTTGCTACGTCACGCCGCTTTAGAGAAAATAGCGCGGCATACTATCACTAG
- a CDS encoding XRE family transcriptional regulator produces MKEITLGDIRKQHRVKQEVVAMALSVTASGVSKLESKRIQDVSLQRAAAYLAAVGGNMKIEVTMPDGATLQVG; encoded by the coding sequence ATGAAAGAAATCACACTAGGTGACATCAGAAAGCAGCACAGAGTTAAACAGGAAGTAGTAGCAATGGCGTTATCGGTCACAGCTTCTGGTGTAAGTAAGTTGGAATCAAAACGTATTCAGGACGTTTCACTTCAACGTGCGGCTGCATATTTAGCTGCGGTTGGCGGGAACATGAAAATTGAAGTAACTATGCCTGATGGCGCTACTTTACAAGTAGGGTAG
- a CDS encoding WbuC family cupin fold metalloprotein yields the protein MLDKIQYFDKALFETLKQSAEESPRRRANLNVHKSYTDMVQRLFIAMMPDSYVRPHRHVQSHKWEFFMVVEGELDILFFSDDGEVENRVTLTARGETCGIEIPPNTWHATVCHSPVVFMEVKQGPYEVTDDKGFASWSPEEGSDQVPNFLASLKQAAVGDNVRFLKPLLA from the coding sequence ATGTTGGATAAGATTCAGTATTTTGATAAAGCGTTGTTTGAAACGCTTAAACAGTCGGCTGAGGAAAGTCCTCGCCGACGGGCTAATTTGAACGTACATAAATCTTATACCGACATGGTACAGCGTTTGTTTATTGCAATGATGCCTGACTCCTACGTGCGGCCTCATCGACATGTACAGTCTCATAAGTGGGAGTTCTTCATGGTGGTAGAGGGCGAATTAGACATTCTATTCTTCAGCGACGATGGCGAAGTCGAAAACAGAGTAACGCTAACCGCTCGTGGAGAGACCTGCGGAATTGAGATTCCACCTAATACCTGGCACGCAACGGTGTGTCATAGCCCAGTAGTTTTCATGGAAGTTAAACAAGGGCCTTACGAAGTCACCGATGATAAAGGTTTTGCAAGCTGGTCTCCTGAAGAAGGAAGCGATCAGGTCCCCAATTTTCTAGCATCACTTAAGCAAGCGGCGGTGGGTGATAACGTACGTTTTTTAAAGCCTCTACTTGCCTAA
- a CDS encoding glycoside hydrolase family 97 protein, protein MRVFLLLLLAVSLPSIANELSVLSPDKKVKLSFTDDGELAQYRVSFNGEPVLGLGKLGFTFAKAPPLYRDFEVEEVSRHSVDQTWQQPWGEQRDIRDNHNELLVKFYNPSDKDRTFLVRARVFNDGIGFRYELPTSGNRIITRELTEFNLVNSHQAKAFWIPAHGRDRYEYVYQATNLQDVHTAHTPFTVKYENGTHVAIHEAALVDYAGMSLKRQELGRFTASLAPRHDGSLVHKTGSFVTPWRTITLGNDATDLINSYLVLNLNEPNKLGDVSWVEPGKYIGIWWGMHIDEYTWGSGDKHGATTQRTKQYMDFAAKHGFDGVLVEGWNKGWDGDWIANSELFSFTESYPDFDIEAVTSYGDKVGVKLIGHHETSGGITNYEAQMEDGFALYNKLGVSQIKTGYVAHGQNLKVRDDNNVLRYEYTDSQDVVNHFIKNVTTAAKYQLSINTHESVKDTGLRRTYPNWISRESARGQEYNSGWAAPNPPNHIPMLAFTRMLAGPMDFTPGIFNFDYVRKNDGGIEWGKGEVMRPQTTLAKQLAQYVVLYSPIQMAADLPRNYENNLPAFQFIKDVPTDWSHSKALQGEVGEYIVMARKASKHKSYSGNDWYVGAITNEEARELSLPLTFLEEGQQYEAQLYLDGEKAHWKSNPYAMNIEKKVVTSADVLSLKLAPSGGGAIRFKLLAQ, encoded by the coding sequence ATGCGCGTATTTTTGCTCCTTCTATTGGCCGTCTCCTTGCCTTCAATTGCTAATGAGTTATCGGTTCTCTCCCCAGATAAAAAAGTAAAGTTATCGTTTACAGATGATGGCGAACTCGCGCAATATCGTGTGTCATTTAACGGGGAACCCGTTTTAGGGCTCGGTAAGCTTGGTTTCACTTTTGCAAAAGCTCCTCCTTTATACCGCGACTTCGAGGTAGAAGAGGTGAGCAGGCACTCTGTAGATCAAACATGGCAGCAGCCGTGGGGAGAGCAGCGAGATATTCGCGACAATCACAATGAGCTTTTGGTCAAGTTCTATAACCCAAGTGACAAAGACCGCACTTTTCTTGTAAGGGCAAGAGTTTTTAACGATGGCATCGGCTTTCGCTATGAGTTGCCAACAAGCGGTAATCGAATAATTACTAGAGAGCTAACTGAATTCAACTTGGTAAACTCTCATCAAGCCAAAGCGTTTTGGATCCCCGCCCATGGTCGAGATAGATATGAGTATGTGTATCAAGCCACGAACCTGCAAGACGTTCACACCGCTCACACGCCATTCACAGTGAAATATGAAAATGGCACTCATGTCGCTATCCATGAAGCTGCCCTTGTTGATTACGCGGGTATGAGCCTTAAAAGGCAAGAGTTAGGGCGTTTTACAGCGTCGCTGGCACCTCGTCACGACGGGAGTTTGGTGCATAAAACTGGTAGTTTTGTTACCCCATGGCGCACTATTACGTTAGGAAATGACGCAACGGATTTGATTAATTCGTACCTTGTTTTGAATCTTAATGAGCCAAATAAGCTCGGTGACGTGAGCTGGGTTGAGCCAGGCAAATACATAGGTATTTGGTGGGGAATGCACATTGATGAGTATACGTGGGGCTCTGGAGATAAGCATGGTGCTACTACTCAGCGCACAAAGCAATACATGGACTTCGCCGCTAAACACGGTTTTGATGGTGTATTGGTTGAAGGTTGGAATAAAGGTTGGGATGGTGATTGGATAGCGAATTCAGAGCTATTTTCTTTCACAGAAAGCTATCCAGACTTTGATATTGAAGCGGTGACCAGCTACGGCGATAAAGTTGGCGTGAAGTTAATAGGACACCATGAAACATCAGGAGGAATAACCAACTACGAAGCGCAGATGGAAGACGGTTTTGCCCTGTACAACAAGCTGGGGGTTTCTCAAATTAAAACGGGCTATGTTGCCCATGGCCAAAATCTCAAAGTGCGCGACGACAACAACGTACTGCGCTATGAATATACCGACAGCCAGGACGTGGTAAACCATTTTATTAAAAACGTCACAACCGCTGCGAAATATCAGTTGTCTATCAACACTCATGAGTCGGTAAAAGATACTGGCCTTCGCCGTACTTATCCGAACTGGATATCGCGAGAAAGCGCTCGAGGTCAGGAATACAACTCAGGGTGGGCGGCACCTAATCCACCCAACCATATTCCTATGTTGGCGTTTACTCGCATGCTCGCTGGTCCTATGGATTTCACACCTGGCATTTTCAACTTTGACTATGTTCGGAAAAATGACGGCGGAATAGAGTGGGGCAAAGGAGAGGTTATGCGCCCTCAAACAACACTTGCCAAGCAACTGGCCCAATATGTAGTGCTGTACAGCCCTATCCAAATGGCTGCAGACTTGCCTCGTAATTATGAGAATAATTTACCGGCGTTTCAGTTTATCAAAGACGTCCCTACAGACTGGTCTCATAGTAAAGCGCTTCAAGGGGAAGTGGGCGAATATATTGTAATGGCGCGTAAAGCGAGCAAGCACAAATCCTACTCTGGAAACGATTGGTATGTTGGTGCAATTACGAATGAAGAAGCCAGAGAGTTATCACTACCGCTAACCTTTCTAGAGGAAGGTCAGCAGTATGAAGCGCAGCTCTATCTAGATGGAGAGAAAGCGCATTGGAAATCAAACCCCTACGCAATGAACATTGAGAAAAAGGTAGTCACATCTGCCGATGTCTTGTCATTAAAGCTTGCGCCATCGGGGGGAGGAGCGATACGCTTTAAATTACTAGCGCAATAA